In Salinibaculum sp. SYNS191, the genomic window GTACTCGACGGCGGCCTCCGCGTCGCCACCCTGGGCCCCGACACCCGGCACGAGGAAGGGGACGTCGGGGACGATGTCGCGGACTTCTTCGAGTTCTTCCGGAGCCGTCGCGCCGACGACGAGGCCGACGTTGCCGTGCTCGTTCCAGAGGTCGGCGAGCGCCGCGACGCGCTCGTAGAGTGGTTCGCCGGAGGCCAGTTCGAGGTCCTGGAGGTCGGCCCCGCCCGGATTCGAGGTCCGACAGAGGACGAAGATGCCCTTCTCCGCCTGCTGGAGGAACGGGTCCAGCGAGTCCCGTCCGAGGTAGGGGTTGAGGGTGATGGCGTCGGCCGCGGGACCCTCGTCGTCGTCGAGAATCTTCGCGTACTGGCGGGCGGTGTTGCCGATGTCGCCGCGCTTGGCGTCGAGCAGGACCGGGACGTCCTTGCCGTGGGCGTAGGCGATGGTCTCCCGGAGCGCCCGCCAGCCGTCGGCGTCCTCGTAGAAGGCGGCGTTGGGCTTGTAGCAGGCGGCGTGTTCGTGCGTGGCGTCGATGATGCGCCGGTTGAACGCCCACCGGGGGAGGTCGGCGTCGGCGACGCTGTCGGGGAGCCGAGCCGGGTCGGGGTCCAGACCCACCG contains:
- the pyrF gene encoding orotidine-5'-phosphate decarboxylase, with product MAMFFDRLRERIEAVDSVVSVGLDPDPARLPDSVADADLPRWAFNRRIIDATHEHAACYKPNAAFYEDADGWRALRETIAYAHGKDVPVLLDAKRGDIGNTARQYAKILDDDEGPAADAITLNPYLGRDSLDPFLQQAEKGIFVLCRTSNPGGADLQDLELASGEPLYERVAALADLWNEHGNVGLVVGATAPEELEEVRDIVPDVPFLVPGVGAQGGDAEAAVEYGLAEREPGETPVGLVNSSRGIIFAGESATDPDAYFDAAGDAAKRLKRRLNQYRESG